The genomic window AGCTGCCGGGTCTTGCGCAGCACCAGGGCCCGGGTGTCCCGGTAGGTGGGCACCTGCCCGCGCTTGCGGTTGATCTCCACCTGCTGGGCGGCGCCCACGGCCTGGTTGGGGGGGAGCGTGTACACCGAGAAGAACCCCGGGCTGTGCCCCGTGAGGCGGTTGGTGGCCACCATGCGGATCCAGCCGTCCAGGGCGTCGAAGGTGCCCTTCGCCTCCCGCTCCAGGAACCAGGCCCGGAGGCTGCGCACCTCCCGCTCGGTGTCGGGGTGGAAGAACATCCCGAGGTCCGGCGGCTCCTGGCAGTCCAGCGGGATCTCCGCCAGCCGGGCCTCCACGTCCCCGGGCTCCGGCGGGGCCAGGCGCGGCTCCAGGAGGATCCGGGAGAGGGGATTGATGTCGTTGGCGGCCACCCGCCGCCCCAGGAGCGCGGCCTCCAGGGCCGTGGTGCCGCGCCCGCTGAAGGGGTCGTAGACCCGGTCCCCCGGCTCCGTGAGCCCTTCGATGAAGAGCCGGGGCAGCTGGGGCTTGTAGCAGGCCCGGTAGGACACCTCGTGGAGGGCGTGGGCCTGGCGCTGGCGGGAGGTCCAGAACTCGCGGGTGAGCACCGGGCAGGTGGATCCCAGGCAGTCCACCACGCTCCGTGCCCCGTCCGGGAACCTGTCCAGGAAATTCCGCCCCGTCTCCGCCATGCTCCTTCGCCCCCTGATGCCAGCATCCAGGTTAGCCTGTTTGCATGGTGAAGAAGCCCAAGCGCCACCCCGAACTGACCCGCCTCTACGTCGCGTCGGGGCTCTCGGTGCTCATCTGGGTCATCTTTATGGCCTACCGCCTCCTGTCCAAGCAGGTGGAGATGGGCCTGGACGCCCCCAGCCGCT from Geothrix sp. 21YS21S-2 includes these protein-coding regions:
- a CDS encoding DNA methyltransferase; amino-acid sequence: MAETGRNFLDRFPDGARSVVDCLGSTCPVLTREFWTSRQRQAHALHEVSYRACYKPQLPRLFIEGLTEPGDRVYDPFSGRGTTALEAALLGRRVAANDINPLSRILLEPRLAPPEPGDVEARLAEIPLDCQEPPDLGMFFHPDTEREVRSLRAWFLEREAKGTFDALDGWIRMVATNRLTGHSPGFFSVYTLPPNQAVGAAQQVEINRKRGQVPTYRDTRALVLRKTRQLVAGLTVEEQRRLRASDPRLLTGPAAAPGLEPGSVRLTVTSPPFLDVVQYQADNWLRCWFCGLDAAEVGRGITMARTVEAWARAMGEVFRELHRVTAPGGHVAFEVGEVRKGTVRLEEVVLPLGVAAGFRVEGVLINQQAFTKTANIWGVSNNTHGTNSNRIALFRKS